In the Acidobacteriota bacterium genome, CCGCCGATTCTTTCCGCAGCGCCCTCGAGACGGCGGCCCTCGAGCTCTTCGGGCGCCTCGAAGGGGAGCCCGCGCCGGAAACCTCTTGGCGCAATCTGCCGGCCATCGACCGCGAGGACGAGGCCGCCGAGGACTACCCCGACCGCACCCTCCTCTGGACCCGCTATCGCCGCAGCCACGTCTCCTTGGGCAGCGAGCCCTTTCTCGACGATGACGGTTATGTCGATCGATTTACTCGAGTTCTCGGTCTCGGCCTCGACCGGGCCCTGAGCACCTTCACGGAGCCGCTGCCGATCGCCCATCGGGTGCGGCAGTCGGGTTTGCTCAAGGTGGCTCTGGAGTGTGTCGGCGGCTTCGGCCTGGAGCTCGACGAGTGCGTCCTCTATCTGCGCTACCACCGGGATTGGCTGCTGCGCTCCCTGGTGCAGAGGGCGAAGGATCCGAGCGAGCGGACGGCGGCGATCATTTCGCGCTTCGACGCCAAGGCCGAGTCTCTCGGCAAGATTCTGGCTTCCCTCTCCGCTCTGGCGACCCAGCAGTGGCGCGGCGCCGTCCAGGAGCCGGAGGGCGAGCTCGGGATGGCATTCGCCAGGCTCGAGGAGTATCTCGCCGATCGCATCGACGAGCCGTCCTATGCGGTCGACCCGTTCGCTTCGAATCCGCGGTTCCCGGTGAGCTTCAAGGCCCTCCACGGCATCGCCAACCAGTTTGGCCTCGGCCCTGCCGACGAAGCCTTCACGTATCACCTGCTGTTGCGATCGGTGGCTCCGGCTCCTGCCCAAGAAGTCGTCGCGCTGACCCCATGAAGAGCTGCTGAGACCGGTCTATGGTGCTTGCCGTCGCCTCCACCGCCCAGCCACGCCTGCAAGAAGGTCCCTCGGGGGCGCCCTTTCTGCTGCGGGTCGCCGGCCTGCCGGCGGAGTGGCTGGAGTTTCCCGAGTCCTCTCTGCCGCGGGCTCACGAAGAGCTCGAGAGGCGTCTCGCCGAAGCCCGCGAGCAGTTGGTCGAGGCCCTTCACCAGGTCATCGGCACGGCACCCAAGGACGATCGTCGATTGCTCCTTGCGATCAGGCGCGATGCTTTCAACGGTCGCTCGCTGAGCCGCCCGCGGTTGGCGATCCTCGATCAGAGGCCGGCCCTCGCCGGGCTCGCGCTTCAGGTGGTGGCTCTCGAGGACGACCTGGCGGCGGCGATCGCCGAGAGCGACGCTTGGTGGGCTCGGCGCCGCGCCCTCGAGCGCGATCGCCTGCTCGCCGCTGCGTCCGATCCGGCGGTGATGCGCGGCTTGGGCTTGGCGAGTCCCGCGCTGGCTCGGGAGCTGAAGCGGCCGAAGCCCAGCCGGCGGCGCAGCCGGCGCCGACGCCTCGAGCAAAGCCTGCTGCGCTATGTCAGCCGCACGGTTTTCAAGCTTTCACCGTTCTCGACCTTGACTCGGCTCGCCCTCGGCAAGGTCGGCAACCAGGGTATCGACGCATTCGGCTTGACGGCGGAGACCTGGCGACCGCGCTCCTTGACCCGGCTCAACCGGTTCGTCCTCGAGCAACTGGTGGCGATGCTCGACCAGCGGCCGGAGTTCCGGCGTCACCGTCCTGTCGAGGTCAATCCGACATTGCAGCGGGTGGCCGAGGAGCGCTACCGCTGGCTGCTGCCTGGAGGTTGGGTTCGGACAGAGGCCGGTGATTTTCGCTTTCGCCAGGATGCCATGGTGACGGTCACCTTGGCTGGACCTCTGGTCGAGGGCATGTTGGACGTGCCGCCGTCCGCCGGGACTCGCTTCGGCGAGCTCGCGGCGCAGCAAGCGGATCGCCTCGGGCGGGACGTCACCGCGACCCTCGAGCGCCTCGTCGAGATCGGTTTTCTGCTGCTGCCGCCGCTGTGGGCGATCAACCAGTCCAGACCGGAGGCGACGTTGGCGCGTTTCGTCGCCGGCGTCGGAGGGGATTTCGGCACGCTGGCTGCGGAGCTCGCCGATCTGGATGGTGCCCTCCAAGGCTTCGCCACCGGCAGCGCCGGCCTCGAAGAGAGGCTGAAACAAGTGTGGGAAGGGGCCGTTCGCTTGGCGGCCGATGAGGGGTCCGTGGGGGCTTCGGCTCCTGGGGTACAGGCCTGCTTCGAGGATGTTTTCCTCGACGGTGACGGTGACGGCACGGTGGCGCAGGTCGACCCCGAGGCGGTCGCGACGGTGATCGCCGAAAGCTCGGCCATCTTCCGACTGTCGGCCTTCCTGAGACCGCAGCTCGATTTCCGACTCACTCTGCGGGAGGCCTTCGACCGACGTTGGCCGAAGCGGGAGCGGGTCCCTTTGCTCGATCTCTTCGCCGATGTTCAGGGGCTGTGGAAGGATTTCCGTCGCTTCGAGATCGCCAACCGCGATGCCGACGTCTGCCCGAGCGCCTTCAATCCCCTCGGTTTGGCCGACATCTCAGCGCTGCAGCGGCGTCGCGAGAACCTCTGGCGGCGCTTGGCGGCGGCGGTCCAGCCGAGCCCGCAAGGATCGAGTCTCGATCCCTCCGCGGTGGAGGCGCTGGCGACGGAGCTGCCGGCCTTCGCCGATCCGGGGGTCGGCCCCTGTGTGTTCTCACAGCCGATGGGCGGGGGGCGCTGGGTCGTCAACCGGATGTTCGAAGGCACCGGGCGCTACTCGAGTCGCTTCACGCCGGCGATGGCTCCCCGAGAGCGTCGCCAGTTCGTCAGCGCTTTCGAGGCGCGCTCCCGGCTCACCGATGAGCGCGAGATCCTCGACCTGCTGTGCACCCGTGGTGGTCTGCTCGGTGTCCACGAGCTGCAGACGCCGCGGGCCCTGTCTCTGCCGGGAGAGCGCGTCGCGGAAGGCGAGGGGCGCACCCTCGGGCTCGAGGATCTGTGGGTTCAGCGATGTCCGGATTCTGGGCTGCTGACTCTCATCGGTCCCGACGGCCAGTCCTTGGCGCCCGCGCACCTCGGTACCACCGACTACATCTTCCTTCCCCTCTCGATTCAATTTCTCAGTCTCTTCGGTCCGGGTCAGATCTCGCTGGTTCTGCCCAATGGACCGGTGGCGCAGGTGGCGGACGGCATTCGCCTCTACGATCGCCTCTCCCTAGGCCATTTGATCCTCAAGCGTCGGCGCTGGGTGGTCTCTCTCAGTGGCGAGCTTGCCGAGATCCTCGAGCGTGAGGGGGCAGAGGCCTACCGCGCTGTCGTCCGGTGGCGTCGGCGCCATCGGCTGCCGCGCCACGTCTTCGCCCTCGAGCGAATTCGCCATGCGGTCCTCGACGGGATTCACAAACCGCAGTACTTGGACCTCGAGTCGCCGTCTTTCGTCGAGCTCTTCCGCACCATTCTCGAGGCTGGCGGCAAGCGCGTGACCCTCGAAGAGATGCTGCCGGAGCCGAGTGATTTGCCGCGCGACGCAGGGGGGCGATCCTGGGCTGTGGAGGCCTGTTTCGATTCGCTGGTTCTTTCCCCAGGGCCAGCCTGTGATGCAACCGGAGCCACCGGCTCCGACCACCAACCGGGTCGCTGCGGCGATCCCAGACCTCATGGAGGTTAGTTATGAGCGACGAGAAGAACATGGACACCATCGACGAGCTCGACATCGAATCCCTCTCCGACGACGATCTCGACGACGTCTCCGGCGGCGGCAGCTTCACCTGTTCGATCTTCAAGTGCAAGATCGAAGCGGAAGCCGACGACGCCGACTCGGACAACTAGATCTCGCACGGACTGTTCAAATCCCGAGCTCTCCCCAGGGCTCGACGCAGTGAAAGGACTGATCATGAACGAAGATCCGACCACCCTGAAGGACGCTCTGGACACCATCAAGGAGCTCGACATCGAGTCCCTCACCGATGAGGATCTGGACGACGTGTCGGGCGGCGGCAGCTTCACCTGCTCGATCTTCAAGTGCACGATCGAGGCGGAGGAAGTCGCCACCGAGTAGAGCCTTCGCGCCCGGCACCGTCGTTGTTTGACCCTCCGCCAGGCGCGGAAGCTCTCAGACCGGGGATTCCCTCCCAGGAGTCCCCGGATCTCGATCCTCGGCCGGGGTCATTCCCGGGCCGAGGGTCTCGGCGCCGGCGGTGGCGCCGAATCGATCGGTCGAGTCGCTCGCCCGCGGCAGACCACGAGATTGGAGGTCCGAACTTTGAGCCCAGTGGCAGCGACTAGCCAGCAGGCATCAGCGGCCCAGATCCAAGATCTGGATTCGATCTTTCGCCTGGCGGCCCTTTCGGGACCCGAGGGAGCGGCCTGGGTGGGCGAGTTTCTCGCTCCCGAGGCCTGCCGCAGCCTGAGTCGATCGCGTCGCGCCATCGGGTTGTTGCGCCAGGGGAGGATCGAAGCCGGTCGTCGCCAGCTCGACCTCCTCGAGGCGGAGATGAGCGGTCTCCACCCGGACCTTCTGGAGGTGGTTCAGAGGGCCCTCTACAGCGCTCGCGCCTATCAGCTCTATCGCGAAGACGATCTGGAGCGAGCGGACGCCGCCCTCGGTCTCGCCGATGAGGCGGTGTCGCGGGCGATCGCCAAGCGCCCCTTCCTGATGGGCCTCGCCAACCATTCCTATGATTTCTGCCTGCAGCGGGCTCGGATTGCGCGCAAGAGCTGGCGCTGGGACGAGATGTCTCGCCACATCGAGCGCGGACGGGGAATCCTCGACAATCGAGTCCCCATCTGTCGGCTGGCCGACGGCAAAGAGATCTTCGTTTCTTCGGTGGATGAGTTCTTTCGCTCGATTTCCCTCGACGACACCGTCGCGCCACAGGAGGTGGCCGACCTGGTCGACGATGAGCGTCGGCGATTCCTATTCGAGTACGCGGTGCGCGAGAACTACGTCCTGCCAGGCTTCGTGGTTCCGTTGCCCTGAACCTTTTTGGGCTGTCGCGGCGTTCGACTCGTAGCGCGTCGATCCCCCCCTTGACATGACGCGACTTCGGACCTATTTTGAAAATGAGTGATTCTGCACTCCAAGATTCACCGCAGTGCGCGTTCAAGTAGGGTTCTAAGGAGAATTCCATGAGCCTAGAAGACCTCAATCGTCTGGCCCTCGCTCTATCCGAGGACCCGGCCCTGAATGACGAGTTCCAGAGTCTCGAAGAGGATCCCGCGGTGTGGGTCGCCTGGGCCCAGACCAAGGGGTTCACGCTGACTTTGGAAGAGGCGGAGCAGCTCGGCGGAGAGATCTCCGACGAAGATCTCGATCAGGTGGCCGGAGGTTGGGCCGGCAATAATCCGCCGCCCGATCCTCCCCCAGGGGGAGGCCCCTGACGGCCTGATCGATCCGCCTTCGAACCGATCACGGCTCGTACAGCGGTTTCCGTTGCGGCCGATGGCTGGGGAGCTGGCTCTTGGGTCGTCGGTCGCCATTCGCGATTCCCGGGCGACCCCCGTAGGAGTGTCCGGACATCCTGTCGGTTGAGCCCAACCCGGATCGTGGGCAGAACCTCGGTCAGTGGCTACCACTGATCCTGCAGCACCTTGCCCCGATCTCTGCGGAGAGCGCCGTGCTGGCAGATCGTGCCGGCAGAGTCGGCGACCATCTTCTCGCGGCGCTCGAGGTTCGCCTAGCCGATCAGCGAGCGCCCGTCGACTTGTCGGTCCGGCTGACTCGGTCCGGTGAGATCGACCCTCTGGCCGCGAACCTACCGGCCGGTCCGGCGAGATCTTTCCTGCGCTTCGTTTCGGGGCGCTGGGCATCCCGTCGGCCCAATCCCTGGCAAGACTTGCCGGCAGTCTGGGTGGAGTTCGACTGCGGACCGAAAGACGACCCTGCCCGCCCGGTTATCTGTATCGAGCTGGCGCCGACCTTCTCGGAGCGCTGGCTACGCCGTGAGTTGCTGCCGGCCCTCTTGCTCGAAACACCGTCGAAGGCCCTTTGGTCAGGCCTGGTGGAGGTCTTGCGTCGACTCCCGTCGGGGAGTCGCCCGCTCTACCTCTTCGCCCTCTGGGGACGTCCAGGGGCAGATCTGAGGGTGGAGATCGTCGGTCTTCCGGCGGACCGCTGGCCAAGGTTCTTTCGAGGCCTCGGGGAGCCTCTGCGGGCCCAGTCGAGTCAGCTACCTAGTCGAATCCTGAGCTCCGTCGAGCGACCTCATCTCTCCTTCGACCTGCAGCCCGAAGGCCTCGGAGAACGGCTCGGTTTCGAAGGTTCTTTCCGGCGACAGCCGGCGCGGGACGTTCGCTGGAGCAAGCTCTTCGACGACCTTGTACGTCGGGACTTGGCAACCAGGCCTCGAGCCGACGCGCTGCTTGCCTTTGCCGGAGTCGATAGCCTGCGCTCCCGCGCCAAAGGCTGGCCGGTGGGCCGGATCGGCCGGCTGGTGCGCTGCCTGAGCCACGTCAAGCTGGTCGCGCGGCCGGAGAATCTCGAGGCCAAGGGCTATCTCCTGGTACAGCATGTCGGAGACTCGGTCTCGCGACGAAACCTTCGCCGTCACGGCCGAGGGTGAAGCTCCAAAGGGAGCTCAGGCGGGGGTGCGGTCGGCGCTTCGGGTGATGGCGGCAGGGCGCGGAACCTTCACCCCAAGCTGCTCGAGGAGGCTGTGGGCGCGGCGGCGATGCTTGGCACCGGCATTGCGATCCCCGACCTGCTCGGCGAGCTGGGCGCGGTCGAGGAGAGTCTGCGCCTCTTCGAAGGTGACCCCGAGGGCGGCGAAGCGCTCGATCGACTGGTGCAGGTGATCATCCGCGGCGACCTCATGGCGGCTCATTTCGAGACGCCCGAGGGTGCGATGGGCAAGGGCGGTGCCGAACTGGAAGTGACAACGCTCGGTCCACTCGAGAGCCCGCTCGGCCGCTTGCCGGGCCGCCTCTCCGGAGCCGCGGGCGAAGAGGACTTCGGCACGGTAGGACTCGAACCATCCGGCGAGCTGCAACATGCCGGCTCCACCGAGCATCTCGACGGACTCGGTGAGCGCCGCGTCGGCCTTCTCGAGCTCGCCCTGAATCCAGTAGGCGTAGCCGAGGAACCCGAGGGCGGCGGCTCGATTGAGCGGATCCTTGGCCCGCTCGAGGCCGCTCTGACACTGCTCGACTCCGCCCTCGCTGTCGCCGAGGTTGGCCAGGAAGTAGCCGGTGCTCCACGACGGATCGAGGCGATAGTCCTCCAGGTCGCGAGAGATCTGCAGGGCCTCGTCCATGCACTCGAGGGCACGCCGGTGACGCCCCAACATGTGATGGTGGAAGCCGGCCACCCACAG is a window encoding:
- a CDS encoding lantibiotic dehydratase; the encoded protein is MVLAVASTAQPRLQEGPSGAPFLLRVAGLPAEWLEFPESSLPRAHEELERRLAEAREQLVEALHQVIGTAPKDDRRLLLAIRRDAFNGRSLSRPRLAILDQRPALAGLALQVVALEDDLAAAIAESDAWWARRRALERDRLLAAASDPAVMRGLGLASPALARELKRPKPSRRRSRRRRLEQSLLRYVSRTVFKLSPFSTLTRLALGKVGNQGIDAFGLTAETWRPRSLTRLNRFVLEQLVAMLDQRPEFRRHRPVEVNPTLQRVAEERYRWLLPGGWVRTEAGDFRFRQDAMVTVTLAGPLVEGMLDVPPSAGTRFGELAAQQADRLGRDVTATLERLVEIGFLLLPPLWAINQSRPEATLARFVAGVGGDFGTLAAELADLDGALQGFATGSAGLEERLKQVWEGAVRLAADEGSVGASAPGVQACFEDVFLDGDGDGTVAQVDPEAVATVIAESSAIFRLSAFLRPQLDFRLTLREAFDRRWPKRERVPLLDLFADVQGLWKDFRRFEIANRDADVCPSAFNPLGLADISALQRRRENLWRRLAAAVQPSPQGSSLDPSAVEALATELPAFADPGVGPCVFSQPMGGGRWVVNRMFEGTGRYSSRFTPAMAPRERRQFVSAFEARSRLTDEREILDLLCTRGGLLGVHELQTPRALSLPGERVAEGEGRTLGLEDLWVQRCPDSGLLTLIGPDGQSLAPAHLGTTDYIFLPLSIQFLSLFGPGQISLVLPNGPVAQVADGIRLYDRLSLGHLILKRRRWVVSLSGELAEILEREGAEAYRAVVRWRRRHRLPRHVFALERIRHAVLDGIHKPQYLDLESPSFVELFRTILEAGGKRVTLEEMLPEPSDLPRDAGGRSWAVEACFDSLVLSPGPACDATGATGSDHQPGRCGDPRPHGG
- a CDS encoding Nif11-like leader peptide family RiPP precursor — translated: MSLEDLNRLALALSEDPALNDEFQSLEEDPAVWVAWAQTKGFTLTLEEAEQLGGEISDEDLDQVAGGWAGNNPPPDPPPGGGP